The following proteins are co-located in the Egicoccus sp. AB-alg2 genome:
- a CDS encoding aldehyde dehydrogenase: MAELFIDGREVKSEGDERLEVRDPARQQVVGDVPNAGPEAVDRAVQAALRAFASWRRVPAAQRGALLLAGAHRVAAAVDELAPMLTAEQGKPLREAHLELHRFVETLEHYAGLARNLRGQSVPDLDDGARGFVLKRPLGVVAAIVPWNFPTTLLGNKLGPALITGNTVVAKPDETTPFVTLRIAELMHDAGLPAGVFNVVTGLGEVTGEALIRHPDVRKVAFTGSTPVGKHVMSAAADRLARVTLELGGSDPLIICADADVDAAISAASMGRFFNCGQACLAIKRVYVEDAVADRVVEQLAAKAGRLQLGPGDVKGTQIGPMHSEEGRDLLAAQLADGVASGGEVVAGGDLPDGEDLTKGWFHAPTVVAEPSHDSRLAREETFGPVLPVWRVSDLDEAVERANDSPFGLGSSVWTSDLRKATYAMEALDAGYTWVNSRTKVYDELPFGGLKESGYGKEHGIEALDFYQEAKSVVVRD; the protein is encoded by the coding sequence GGTCGACCGTGCCGTCCAGGCCGCACTGCGGGCCTTCGCGTCCTGGCGTCGGGTGCCGGCGGCGCAGCGCGGTGCCCTGCTGCTCGCCGGCGCGCACCGGGTCGCGGCGGCCGTCGACGAGCTGGCGCCGATGCTGACCGCCGAGCAGGGCAAGCCGCTGCGTGAGGCACACCTCGAGCTGCACCGGTTCGTGGAGACGCTCGAACACTACGCCGGCCTGGCCCGGAACCTGCGCGGCCAGTCGGTCCCGGATCTCGACGACGGCGCCCGCGGTTTCGTCCTGAAGCGCCCGCTGGGGGTCGTGGCGGCCATCGTCCCGTGGAACTTCCCCACGACGCTGCTCGGCAACAAGCTCGGTCCGGCGCTGATCACCGGCAACACGGTGGTGGCCAAGCCCGACGAGACGACCCCCTTCGTCACGCTCCGGATCGCCGAACTCATGCACGACGCGGGGCTGCCGGCCGGCGTGTTCAACGTCGTCACCGGTCTCGGCGAGGTGACGGGTGAGGCGCTCATCCGCCACCCGGACGTGCGCAAGGTCGCCTTCACCGGCTCGACGCCCGTGGGCAAGCACGTCATGTCCGCCGCGGCCGACCGCCTCGCACGGGTGACGCTCGAGCTGGGCGGCTCGGACCCGCTCATCATCTGCGCGGACGCCGACGTGGACGCGGCCATCAGCGCCGCCAGTATGGGGCGGTTCTTCAACTGCGGGCAGGCCTGCCTGGCGATCAAGCGGGTCTACGTGGAGGACGCGGTGGCCGACCGCGTGGTCGAGCAGTTGGCGGCCAAGGCCGGCCGGCTGCAGCTCGGGCCCGGCGACGTCAAGGGCACCCAGATCGGCCCCATGCACAGCGAGGAGGGACGCGACCTGCTGGCCGCGCAGCTGGCCGACGGCGTGGCGTCCGGGGGCGAGGTCGTCGCCGGTGGTGACCTCCCCGACGGCGAGGACCTCACGAAGGGCTGGTTCCACGCGCCGACCGTCGTGGCGGAGCCGTCGCACGACTCGCGGCTGGCCAGGGAGGAGACCTTCGGTCCGGTCCTGCCCGTGTGGCGCGTGTCGGACCTCGACGAGGCGGTCGAGCGGGCCAACGACTCGCCCTTCGGGCTCGGCTCGTCGGTGTGGACGTCGGACCTGCGCAAGGCCACGTACGCGATGGAGGCCCTCGACGCGGGTTACACGTGGGTCAACAGCCGGACCAAGGTCTACGACGAGCTGCCGTTCGGTGGGCTGAAGGAGTCCGGCTACGGCAAGGAGCACGGCATCGAGGCCCTGGACTTCTACCAGGAGGCCAAGTCGGTGGTCGTGCGGGACTGA
- a CDS encoding benzoate-CoA ligase family protein: MPVDLRTNVSLLLEHNLEAGRGQQAALITGDDESRSYAQLYVDACRFASRLRDLGVRREERVLLVLDDTPVFHAAFLGAIRLGAVPVPVNILARPQDYAYYLDDSYANVAVVDAALLDKVQPHLAERPHVELVVANGDVPDGAHAAQAWLEEGEDELAPVRTHPDDPAFWLYSSGSTGAPKGVVHLQHDVAVTCENYAGQVLQLTQGEVTFSTTKLFHAYGLGNGLTFPMWAGATAVQLVGRPAPDRALDRIERHRPSVLYSVPTLYNAMLNTPGVRERDLSSLRIGASAAEALPPEVWRRWRELTGTEILDGIGSTELLHIYCSNRPGQCRPGTSGFPVPGYELEIRDPETGVVIDGTEAGELWAKGDSALAYYHHQHEKTKRSVVGAWFRTGDRYRRDEAGAYVYEGRVDDMMKVGGLWVSPIEIENRLIEHEAVQEAAVVAAEEDGLTRIRAVVILHEGHEGSEALVGELQTWCKERLQRYQFPHVVEFVDDLPRTSTGKIQRYKLRGRLA; the protein is encoded by the coding sequence ATGCCCGTCGATCTGCGCACGAACGTCAGCCTGCTGTTGGAGCACAACCTCGAGGCCGGCCGCGGGCAGCAGGCCGCACTGATCACCGGCGACGACGAATCGCGCAGCTACGCGCAGCTGTACGTCGACGCGTGCCGGTTCGCGTCGCGGCTGCGCGACCTCGGCGTACGCCGCGAGGAACGGGTGCTGCTGGTCCTCGACGACACCCCCGTGTTCCACGCGGCCTTCCTCGGCGCCATCCGCCTCGGCGCGGTCCCCGTGCCCGTGAACATCCTCGCCCGGCCACAGGACTACGCGTACTACCTCGACGACAGCTACGCGAACGTCGCGGTGGTGGACGCGGCGCTCCTGGACAAGGTGCAGCCGCATCTGGCCGAGCGCCCACACGTCGAGCTGGTGGTCGCGAACGGGGACGTCCCCGACGGCGCCCACGCCGCACAGGCCTGGCTGGAGGAGGGCGAGGACGAACTGGCGCCCGTGCGTACCCACCCCGACGATCCCGCCTTCTGGTTGTACAGCTCCGGCTCGACCGGCGCGCCCAAGGGCGTGGTCCACCTGCAGCACGACGTGGCCGTCACCTGCGAGAACTACGCCGGCCAGGTGCTGCAGCTCACGCAGGGCGAGGTCACGTTCTCCACCACCAAGCTCTTCCACGCCTACGGGCTCGGCAACGGGCTGACGTTCCCCATGTGGGCGGGCGCGACGGCCGTGCAGCTCGTCGGCCGCCCGGCGCCGGATCGCGCCCTCGACCGCATCGAGCGGCACCGTCCCAGCGTCCTCTACTCCGTACCGACGCTCTACAACGCGATGCTCAACACCCCGGGCGTCCGCGAGCGCGACCTGTCGTCGCTGCGCATCGGTGCGTCGGCCGCCGAGGCGCTGCCGCCGGAGGTGTGGCGACGCTGGCGGGAGCTGACCGGCACCGAGATCCTGGATGGGATCGGTTCGACCGAGCTGCTGCACATCTACTGCTCGAACCGTCCGGGACAGTGCCGGCCAGGCACGTCCGGGTTCCCGGTGCCGGGCTACGAGCTGGAGATCCGCGACCCGGAGACCGGAGTCGTGATCGACGGCACGGAGGCCGGCGAGCTGTGGGCCAAGGGCGACAGCGCCCTGGCCTACTACCACCACCAGCACGAGAAGACGAAGCGTTCGGTGGTCGGCGCCTGGTTCCGTACCGGCGACCGCTACCGCCGCGACGAGGCCGGTGCGTACGTCTACGAGGGCCGGGTCGACGACATGATGAAGGTCGGCGGCCTGTGGGTGAGTCCGATCGAGATCGAGAACCGGCTGATCGAGCACGAGGCCGTGCAGGAGGCCGCCGTCGTCGCCGCCGAGGAGGACGGCCTGACCCGCATCCGGGCCGTGGTCATCCTCCACGAAGGCCACGAGGGCAGCGAGGCCCTGGTCGGCGAGTTGCAGACCTGGTGCAAGGAGCGTCTGCAGCGCTACCAGTTCCCGCACGTCGTCGAGTTCGTCGATGACCTGCCGCGCACCTCCACCGGCAAGATCCAGCGCTACAAGCTGCGGGGGCGCCTGGCGTGA
- a CDS encoding PaaI family thioesterase, whose translation MEQPLSALAVLARRLEAGEVVHRPDVSGLGHDTFVRETLGLRFDEFARDRIVGHLEPGPQHWQNAGIVHGGVWCAVVETLASWGAALRVATAGREVVGVSNRTEFLRPHRTGRIDAVASLVDEVGHLQWWDVVLTRARDGEPVARGSVRLQQLRARAGATAAG comes from the coding sequence ATGGAGCAACCGCTGTCCGCGCTGGCGGTACTCGCGCGGCGACTGGAGGCCGGCGAGGTCGTCCACCGTCCCGACGTGTCGGGCCTGGGACACGACACGTTCGTGCGCGAGACGCTGGGGCTGCGGTTCGACGAGTTCGCGCGCGACCGCATCGTGGGTCACCTCGAGCCGGGACCGCAACACTGGCAGAACGCCGGCATCGTGCACGGTGGCGTCTGGTGCGCCGTCGTGGAGACCCTGGCGTCCTGGGGTGCCGCCCTCCGCGTCGCGACGGCGGGACGCGAGGTGGTCGGCGTCAGCAACCGGACCGAGTTCCTGCGGCCCCACCGGACGGGCCGGATCGACGCGGTGGCCAGCCTCGTCGACGAGGTCGGGCACCTGCAGTGGTGGGACGTCGTGCTGACCCGGGCACGTGACGGCGAGCCGGTCGCACGCGGCAGCGTCCGGTTGCAGCAGCTCCGGGCCCGCGCCGGCGCGACCGCTGCGGGCTGA
- a CDS encoding LLM class flavin-dependent oxidoreductase → MPPDTGFALPGGLAVPPRVAVELLGEAADALDGPVLATEVSGVEAFGLLAAVAARRPGTRLGTGVVPLGSRSEPAMAMAATTVADVADAPFLLGVGVSTPAVVAGWHGVSHTPGRDETRARLRTLRAVLDGERRGSFRLAWPLGPRVGVLLGAMGPRMTELAFAETDGVIVNHTPPDALPVPPEDRRLLVYVWFRAAPDAEQRVRRELVSYATAPAYARHFERLGFGEDVETVARLRADGRLREAPEQLSHRLVDGLYVTEQRLAARLEAVRAVGGVPVVLPVTGDDPVRDVRHTLRVLGGSTSPVDARDRPRYRHGRTLRDRLVAALRDDDRGADDVVLHGRDYAGAAVALAVVRGRDGDAEVPMILRSTGLRTHASQYGLPGGKTEAGETVEETARRELEEELGLVTGHGDVLGRLPAVVTRSGFRIVPVVVWVDDPAAVLTPDPGEVAEVYRLPLAAIAASRVEAGGGGFPILGTAVFAPTGEILQRFRDLLLDRAEPVGDGMVSEPPFTWR, encoded by the coding sequence ATGCCGCCCGACACCGGCTTCGCGCTCCCCGGCGGACTCGCCGTGCCGCCGCGCGTGGCGGTCGAGCTGCTCGGCGAGGCCGCCGACGCGCTCGACGGGCCGGTCCTCGCCACGGAGGTCAGCGGCGTGGAGGCCTTCGGGCTGCTCGCGGCCGTGGCCGCCAGGCGTCCCGGAACGCGCCTGGGTACCGGGGTCGTGCCCCTGGGATCGCGCAGCGAACCGGCCATGGCGATGGCCGCCACGACGGTCGCCGACGTCGCCGACGCCCCGTTCCTGCTGGGCGTCGGCGTGTCCACGCCGGCGGTCGTGGCGGGTTGGCACGGCGTCAGCCACACGCCCGGACGGGACGAGACCCGAGCCCGGCTGCGGACGCTGCGCGCCGTGCTCGACGGGGAACGGCGGGGCTCGTTCCGCCTCGCCTGGCCCCTCGGCCCCCGGGTGGGGGTGCTGCTCGGTGCGATGGGCCCGCGCATGACCGAGCTCGCGTTCGCGGAGACGGACGGCGTGATCGTCAACCACACGCCGCCCGACGCACTGCCCGTCCCACCCGAGGACCGCCGGCTGCTGGTGTACGTCTGGTTCCGCGCCGCGCCGGACGCCGAGCAGCGGGTCCGGCGCGAGCTCGTCTCCTACGCCACCGCCCCCGCCTACGCGCGACACTTCGAGCGGCTGGGGTTCGGCGAGGACGTGGAGACGGTGGCACGCCTCCGCGCGGACGGGCGGTTGCGCGAGGCGCCAGAGCAGCTCTCGCACCGGCTCGTCGACGGCCTGTACGTGACCGAGCAGCGCCTGGCCGCGCGGCTCGAGGCCGTGCGCGCGGTCGGCGGGGTCCCGGTGGTCCTGCCGGTGACTGGTGACGACCCGGTCCGTGACGTCCGCCACACGCTGCGTGTGCTCGGCGGGTCGACGAGCCCCGTGGACGCCCGCGACCGTCCCCGCTACCGACACGGGCGGACGCTACGCGACCGGCTCGTGGCGGCCCTGCGCGACGACGACCGCGGCGCCGACGACGTCGTCCTCCACGGACGGGACTACGCCGGGGCCGCGGTCGCCCTCGCCGTGGTCCGCGGTCGCGACGGGGACGCCGAGGTGCCCATGATCCTCCGCTCCACGGGGCTGCGCACGCACGCGAGCCAGTACGGCCTGCCCGGCGGCAAGACGGAAGCAGGGGAGACCGTCGAGGAGACCGCCCGCCGCGAGCTCGAGGAGGAGCTGGGGCTCGTGACCGGCCATGGCGACGTGCTCGGCCGGCTCCCGGCCGTCGTGACCCGCTCCGGCTTCCGCATCGTCCCCGTCGTGGTCTGGGTCGACGACCCGGCCGCCGTGCTGACCCCCGATCCGGGCGAGGTCGCCGAGGTCTACCGGCTGCCGCTGGCCGCGATCGCCGCGTCGCGGGTCGAGGCCGGCGGGGGCGGGTTCCCGATCCTGGGTACGGCGGTGTTCGCGCCGACCGGCGAGATCCTGCAGCGGTTCCGTGACCTCCTCCTGGACCGGGCGGAGCCGGTCGGGGACGGCATGGTCAGCGAGCCGCCCTTCACCTGGCGTTGA
- a CDS encoding cupin domain-containing protein, which yields MSTVESPVKLQAVDAPDQPDRTPQLEELYRGFESELLVPLWTEIGDLMPFSPVSNAVAHRWRWKHLVALAEQAGDLVPVGRGGERRAIALANPGLGGRPFATPTLWAAIQYLNPREDAPVHRHTQHAFRFVVEGEGVWTVVDGDPVGMRRGDFLPQAGWHWHGHHNLSTSPMAWIDGLDIPFARYVESTFFEFGPDEVESREAPEYSRAERLWAHPGLRPLTNVQPTPNSPLLAYRWEYTNRALDEQLALEDEGYTATIEPGHAAIRYVNPTTGGDVMRTLRAEFHRLARDTRTATRREAGSSVFQVFDGTGRITVGDTTWDVERGDLFVVPSWQPLTAETEDGIDLFRFSDAPILERLGMDRAEIEGNAQ from the coding sequence ATGAGCACCGTCGAATCGCCCGTGAAGTTGCAGGCCGTCGACGCGCCGGACCAGCCGGACCGGACGCCGCAGCTCGAGGAGCTCTACCGCGGCTTCGAGTCCGAGCTGCTGGTGCCGCTGTGGACCGAGATCGGCGACCTCATGCCGTTCTCGCCGGTCTCGAACGCCGTCGCCCACCGTTGGCGCTGGAAGCATCTCGTCGCCCTCGCCGAGCAGGCGGGCGACCTCGTGCCGGTCGGGCGGGGCGGCGAACGGCGCGCGATCGCGCTCGCCAACCCGGGGCTCGGCGGCCGCCCGTTCGCCACGCCGACCCTGTGGGCCGCCATCCAGTACCTCAACCCGCGCGAAGACGCGCCCGTCCATCGCCACACCCAGCACGCCTTCCGGTTCGTCGTCGAGGGCGAAGGGGTCTGGACGGTCGTGGATGGCGACCCGGTGGGCATGCGGCGCGGTGACTTCCTGCCGCAGGCGGGCTGGCACTGGCACGGCCACCACAACCTCAGCACGTCGCCCATGGCCTGGATCGACGGGCTCGACATCCCCTTCGCCCGCTACGTGGAGTCGACCTTCTTCGAGTTCGGCCCGGACGAGGTCGAGTCCCGCGAAGCCCCGGAGTACTCGCGCGCCGAGCGGCTGTGGGCCCACCCGGGGTTGCGTCCGCTCACCAACGTGCAGCCGACGCCGAACTCCCCGCTGCTGGCCTACCGGTGGGAGTACACGAACCGGGCGCTCGACGAGCAGCTGGCACTCGAGGACGAGGGCTACACGGCGACGATCGAGCCGGGCCACGCGGCCATCCGCTACGTGAACCCGACCACCGGCGGTGACGTCATGCGCACGCTGCGGGCCGAGTTCCACCGTCTCGCCCGGGACACGCGAACCGCCACGCGGCGGGAAGCCGGCTCGTCGGTCTTCCAGGTCTTCGACGGCACCGGGCGGATCACCGTCGGTGACACCACCTGGGACGTCGAGCGTGGCGACCTGTTCGTGGTGCCCTCGTGGCAGCCGCTGACCGCCGAGACCGAGGACGGCATCGACCTGTTCCGCTTCAGCGACGCCCCGATCCTCGAACGGCTGGGGATGGACCGGGCCGAGATCGAAGGAAACGCCCAGTGA
- a CDS encoding fumarylacetoacetate hydrolase family protein, with amino-acid sequence MRLATIRTSDGTRAVRLDGDDRIDLGVTDVGALLADPDWEARAGRDGDTLGRDAAFAPLVPDPGKIVCVGLNYAPHIREMGRDLPEHPTLFAKFRESLIGPYDPLVLPEESAAVDWEGELTVVIGRAVRRADEQAAAAAIAGFTVANDVTTRDWQYRTKQWLQGKTFEATTPVGPVLVTPDEVPGGVAPDLRLRTILGDEVVQEARTSELVFDPVALVQYVSQIVTLRPGDLVLTGTPGGVGHARTPPRYLQDGDVLVTEIEHLGRCRNEVRKA; translated from the coding sequence GTGAGGCTGGCCACCATCCGCACCAGCGACGGCACACGGGCCGTCCGCCTCGACGGCGACGACCGGATCGACCTCGGCGTGACCGACGTGGGCGCCCTGCTGGCCGATCCGGACTGGGAGGCGCGAGCCGGCCGCGACGGGGACACGCTCGGCCGGGACGCTGCGTTCGCCCCGCTGGTGCCCGACCCCGGCAAGATCGTCTGCGTCGGGCTCAACTACGCGCCGCACATCCGCGAGATGGGCCGGGACCTCCCCGAGCACCCGACGCTGTTCGCCAAGTTCCGGGAGTCGCTGATCGGTCCATACGACCCGCTCGTGCTCCCGGAGGAGTCGGCGGCCGTCGACTGGGAGGGCGAGCTCACGGTCGTGATCGGACGGGCGGTACGGCGCGCCGACGAGCAGGCCGCGGCGGCGGCGATCGCCGGTTTCACGGTCGCCAACGACGTCACCACCCGGGACTGGCAGTACCGCACCAAGCAGTGGCTGCAGGGCAAGACGTTCGAGGCGACCACGCCGGTCGGGCCCGTGCTGGTCACGCCCGACGAGGTGCCCGGAGGCGTCGCACCCGACCTCCGCCTCCGGACGATCCTCGGCGACGAGGTCGTGCAGGAGGCGAGGACCTCGGAACTCGTCTTCGACCCGGTGGCGCTGGTGCAATACGTGTCGCAGATCGTGACGCTCCGTCCGGGCGATCTCGTGCTGACGGGCACGCCCGGCGGCGTGGGCCACGCCCGCACGCCGCCGCGCTACCTCCAGGACGGCGACGTCCTGGTCACCGAGATCGAACACCTCGGGCGGTGCCGCAACGAGGTCCGCAAGGCATGA
- a CDS encoding maleylpyruvate isomerase N-terminal domain-containing protein, whose product MNDVRGLLEEGTATFLRAVESLPDDAWDGPSRLPDWRPREVVAHVHHNALALRNLVAWARTGVETPMYTSAEQRDHDIRTTATEPVAVLRTLVQESAQALDEDLDGLDDDQWQAEVRTARGRTVRATAIPWLRTREVAVHAVDLGAGLRFDDLSDDLNRALVEDVVAFRLGRGEAATLAAWLTGRQDGAALGPWL is encoded by the coding sequence ATGAACGACGTCCGAGGGCTCCTGGAGGAGGGGACCGCGACGTTCCTGCGTGCCGTGGAATCGCTTCCCGACGACGCCTGGGACGGTCCCTCGCGGCTGCCGGACTGGCGGCCGCGTGAGGTCGTCGCGCACGTCCACCACAACGCGCTGGCGCTCCGCAACCTCGTCGCCTGGGCGCGGACCGGTGTGGAGACTCCGATGTACACCAGCGCCGAACAGCGCGACCATGACATCCGGACCACGGCGACGGAGCCGGTGGCGGTGCTGCGCACGCTGGTGCAGGAGTCGGCACAGGCCCTGGACGAGGACCTGGACGGCCTCGACGACGACCAGTGGCAGGCCGAGGTGCGCACCGCCCGCGGCCGCACCGTGCGGGCGACCGCGATCCCGTGGCTGCGCACCCGGGAGGTCGCCGTCCACGCCGTCGACCTGGGTGCCGGGCTCCGGTTCGACGACCTGTCCGACGACCTCAACCGGGCCCTGGTCGAGGACGTGGTCGCGTTCCGGCTCGGGCGCGGAGAGGCGGCGACGCTGGCCGCCTGGTTGACCGGACGTCAGGACGGCGCCGCCCTCGGGCCGTGGCTCTGA
- a CDS encoding IclR family transcriptional regulator, translating into MSERPTYAITSVDHALQLARLLQREGSLGVRDAAAHLAVSPSTAHRLLAMLVYREFAEQGPDRRYYPGPVLQRTPHAAAAVAVLRQAARPHMVALVNQVGESANLTILAGTAVHFVSTVESPQPLRAGDRTGASLPAHRTSGGKAMLASLPPAQVEAVYAGVTDVDVTAFLAELEQVRRHGYAINDQQTETGLSAIGVAVRLVGDTASAALSLAVPSVRFHPSRLGDWSAALWRTADAIEREVARAGIGRLTE; encoded by the coding sequence GTGAGCGAGCGACCGACGTATGCCATCACCTCGGTCGACCACGCCCTGCAACTCGCACGCCTGCTGCAACGCGAGGGCTCGCTCGGCGTCCGGGACGCCGCCGCCCACCTCGCCGTCTCACCCTCGACGGCCCACCGACTGCTCGCGATGCTCGTCTACCGCGAGTTCGCCGAACAGGGACCGGATCGTCGCTACTACCCCGGCCCGGTCCTGCAACGCACGCCGCACGCCGCCGCGGCGGTGGCCGTGTTGCGCCAGGCGGCGCGGCCACACATGGTCGCGCTCGTCAACCAGGTCGGCGAGTCGGCGAACCTGACCATCCTGGCCGGTACGGCCGTGCACTTCGTCAGCACCGTGGAGTCCCCGCAGCCGCTTCGTGCCGGCGACCGCACGGGCGCGTCGCTGCCGGCGCACCGGACGTCGGGCGGCAAGGCGATGCTGGCGTCGCTGCCACCGGCCCAGGTGGAGGCCGTCTACGCCGGCGTCACGGACGTGGACGTCACCGCGTTCCTCGCGGAACTCGAGCAGGTCAGGAGGCACGGCTACGCCATCAACGACCAGCAGACCGAGACCGGGCTGAGCGCCATCGGTGTCGCCGTGCGCCTCGTGGGGGACACGGCCTCCGCGGCGCTGTCGCTGGCCGTGCCCAGCGTGCGCTTCCACCCGTCCCGGCTGGGTGATTGGTCCGCGGCCCTGTGGCGGACGGCCGACGCCATCGAGCGTGAGGTCGCCCGCGCCGGCATCGGCCGGCTCACCGAGTGA
- a CDS encoding NAD-dependent epimerase/dehydratase family protein produces the protein MTTLVTGATGFIGLEVARQLAQAGRRPRLLVRRRARGPLLANLDADLVHADLRSPASLRRAVEGCDEVIHLAGRAVFEPARKLIDTFVHGTRDLAEAAADAGVRKFVFASSLLVHGPTDELITAETPPAPVVDYGRVKLFVERRLAALGRARGMHVANVRLPHVYGPTDQLFGRVHRRLLLVPGRGSRPYAHLHVADAARVLVRAAELGWQGASAVGDAEPAGWDDVLGFLAEAMPDLRIVRAPETLALAGTGLLAPVTAIRRRPALQTVDTVRSWNLSLPVDPGALWPELGIAPQYPTYREGLAASLDACVAFRWLHPVRDRSH, from the coding sequence ATGACGACGCTCGTGACCGGCGCGACCGGCTTCATCGGACTCGAGGTCGCGCGCCAGCTCGCCCAGGCCGGCCGTCGCCCGCGGCTGCTGGTCCGGCGGCGTGCCCGCGGGCCGCTGCTCGCGAACCTCGACGCCGACCTCGTGCACGCCGACCTGCGCTCGCCCGCCTCGCTGCGGCGCGCCGTCGAGGGCTGCGACGAGGTGATCCACCTCGCGGGGCGGGCGGTGTTCGAACCGGCGCGCAAGCTGATCGACACGTTCGTGCACGGCACCCGGGACCTCGCCGAGGCCGCCGCCGACGCCGGGGTGCGGAAGTTCGTGTTCGCCTCGTCGCTGCTGGTGCACGGCCCGACGGACGAGCTCATCACCGCCGAGACGCCGCCCGCGCCGGTCGTCGACTACGGCCGCGTGAAGCTCTTCGTCGAGCGCAGGCTGGCCGCCCTGGGCAGGGCCCGCGGAATGCACGTCGCCAACGTCCGGCTGCCACACGTCTACGGTCCCACCGACCAGCTCTTCGGCCGTGTGCACCGACGCCTGCTGCTGGTCCCCGGCCGCGGCTCACGGCCGTACGCGCACCTGCACGTGGCGGACGCGGCGCGGGTCCTCGTCCGGGCCGCCGAGCTCGGGTGGCAGGGCGCGAGCGCCGTGGGTGACGCCGAACCCGCCGGTTGGGACGACGTCCTCGGGTTCCTCGCGGAGGCCATGCCGGACCTGCGGATCGTGCGCGCACCCGAAACGCTGGCGCTGGCCGGCACCGGGCTGCTGGCGCCGGTGACCGCCATCCGCCGTCGACCGGCGCTCCAGACCGTCGACACGGTGCGCAGCTGGAACCTGTCGCTGCCCGTCGATCCGGGTGCGCTGTGGCCCGAGCTGGGCATCGCGCCGCAGTACCCGACCTATCGCGAGGGGCTGGCCGCCAGCCTCGACGCGTGCGTGGCGTTCCGGTGGCTGCACCCCGTACGGGACCGCTCGCACTGA
- a CDS encoding ABC transporter ATP-binding protein: MDTLELDGLTVDRDGAVLLDHVDLRVGAGERVALVGPSGAGKTTLLRCVAGLATPAAGAVRLGGDDVTHAPPGARDVVYVPQDAPLLPHLDVEHNVGFPLVLRRRPREEVEERTRAEGRAFAIRHLFPRRPNQLAAGERSSVALARSLVRRGRALLLDEPFARLDAHRRQDFARELVAVQNGYGVTMLLATNDQRIASAVGERVAVLDSGRLRQVDRPDVVYARPADTFVAGFVGEPPMNLLPGLVDDRADPHAARLTVVGGPRVRHLAGLPLLVGIRPTALEPARVTHACRTAGRVVRAVFVGHGVEVTLDTPAGAVLAVVPAPGPVLGEAVELGVRHRDVHLFDPITGEALAHGA, from the coding sequence ATGGACACGCTGGAGCTCGACGGGCTCACCGTCGACCGCGACGGTGCGGTACTGCTCGACCACGTCGACCTGCGTGTGGGGGCTGGCGAGCGGGTCGCGCTCGTCGGCCCCTCCGGGGCCGGCAAGACCACCCTGCTGCGGTGTGTCGCCGGTCTCGCGACGCCCGCGGCCGGTGCCGTCCGTCTGGGCGGCGACGACGTCACGCACGCGCCCCCCGGGGCCCGCGACGTGGTCTACGTGCCACAGGACGCACCGCTGCTGCCGCACCTCGACGTCGAGCACAACGTCGGGTTCCCGCTCGTGCTGCGCCGTCGCCCACGGGAGGAAGTCGAGGAACGGACGCGCGCCGAAGGACGGGCCTTCGCGATCCGCCACCTGTTCCCGCGCCGACCGAACCAGCTGGCCGCCGGCGAGCGCAGCAGCGTCGCGCTCGCCCGGTCACTCGTCCGGCGCGGGCGGGCGCTGCTCCTCGACGAGCCGTTCGCACGCCTCGACGCCCACCGCCGGCAGGATTTCGCCCGGGAGCTGGTGGCGGTGCAGAACGGCTACGGCGTCACCATGCTGCTGGCGACCAACGACCAGCGCATCGCCAGCGCCGTCGGCGAGCGCGTCGCCGTCCTCGACAGTGGGCGGCTCCGGCAGGTGGACCGGCCCGACGTGGTGTACGCGCGGCCGGCCGACACCTTCGTCGCCGGCTTCGTCGGTGAGCCGCCCATGAACCTGCTGCCCGGTCTCGTGGACGACCGTGCCGATCCGCACGCGGCCCGTCTGACCGTCGTGGGCGGTCCACGTGTCCGGCACCTCGCGGGCCTGCCGCTGCTCGTCGGCATCCGACCCACGGCGCTCGAGCCGGCGCGCGTGACCCACGCCTGCCGAACGGCGGGCCGGGTCGTCCGCGCCGTGTTCGTCGGCCACGGCGTCGAGGTGACCCTCGACACGCCGGCGGGGGCGGTCCTGGCCGTCGTGCCGGCGCCGGGGCCGGTCCTGGGCGAAGCGGTCGAGCTCGGCGTCCGGCACCGCGACGTGCACCTGTTCGACCCCATCACCGGGGAGGCGCTGGCCCACGGGGCGTGA